Within Romboutsia sp. CE17, the genomic segment AGAGAGCTGGATACACTGCAGTTATATCTCACAGATCAGGAGAAACAGAAGATACTACTATAGCTGATTTAGCTGTAGCTGTAAACGCTGGACAAATAAAAACTGGTGCTCCATCAAGAACTGATAGAGTAGCTAAGTACAACCAATTATTAAGAATAGAAGAAATGGTTGGAGATAGTGCTAGATACTGCGGAATGAACTCATTCTACAACTTAAAGAAATAATTTAAAAGTATTAATAAAACAATAATTAAAATAAAAAATATAAAATAGCGAATTTAATAATTCGCTATTTTTCTATGGAAAAATAATTAAATATCATGATGATATAACAATAACTAGATATAACTAGATATAGTTTGAAATAAATTGAAATAAAAATATAAAATTATTACTAAATTTGATAGAGGAACTTTAAAAACTTTGTAAAAAATTGTATAATGTAAGTGGAATAAAAAATATATATAAATCATATTATGAAACATATACTAATATACTAGTATGTAAAAATTAGTATATGTTTCAATGGAAAATAGGAGAACGCTTATGATAAATGACGTAAAAAGAACTAAAATTGTTTGTACACTAGGTCCAGCAAGTGAAAAAGAAGAAACTCTTAGAGAACTTATAAAAAATGGATTAAATGTATGTAGAATGAACTTCTCACATGGTTCTCATGAAGAACACAAAGGAAGAATAGATTTAGTAAAAAAAGTAAGAGAAGAATTAGGACAACCTACAGCAATCCTTTTAGATACTAAAGGTCCAGAAATAAGAACTGGTCAATTTGAAGCTCCAGAAGTTCTTTTAGAGGAAGGGCAAACATTTACTATAACAATGAAAGATGTTATGGGTAATAAAGAAATGTGTACTGTAAGCTACAAAGGTTTAGCTAAAGACGTTGAGCCAGGAAACACTATACTTATAGATGATGGTTTAGTAGGTCTTAAAGTTAAGGAAGTAAATGGAGACGATATAGTTTGTATCGTTGAAAACTCAGGAATAGTTAAAAATCATAAAGGTGTTAACGTACCAGGCGTAAAGGTTAATTTACCAGCTATAACTGAAAAGGATAGAAGTGATATAGAATTTGGTATAGAACAAGGTATAGATTTCATAGCAGCTTCTTTCGTAAGAAAAGTATCTGACGTATTAGCGATCAGAGAAATATTAGAAGAAAATAACGCTACTGATATAAAAATAATATCTAAGATAGAAAACCAAGAAGGTGTAGACAACTTAGATGAAATAATAGCTGTATCTGACGGTATAATGGTTGCAAGAGGAGACCTTGGAGTTGAAATACCAACAGAAGAAATACCAGTTGTTCAAAAGTTAATGATAAAGAAATGTAATGAAGCAGGAAAACCAGTTATAACAGCTACTCAAATGTTAGACTCTATGATGAGAAATCCAAGACCAACAAGAGCAGAAGTAACTGACGTTGCAAATGCAATATATGATGGAACAGATGCAATAATGTTATCTGGGGAAACAGCTGCAGGTAAATATCCAGTTGAAGCAGTTAAAACAATGGCTACAATAGCTAAGAGAACTGAAGAAACTATAAACTACAATGAAAACTTAAGAGATAAAGCTCTTTCAGCAGCAAATGTAACAGATGCTATAAGTTATGCAACTTGTACAACTGCTATAGATTTAAATGCAAAAGCTATATTAAGTGCAACTTCTTCAGGTCACACAGCAAGAATGGTATCTAAGTTTAGACCACAATGCCCAATAGTTGCTACAACAGATAACGAAAGAGTAATGAGACAATTATCATTAACTTGGGGAGTTCTTCCTACAATATCTTCAAATGGAAAAAATACAGATGAAGTTATAGATAATGCTATAAATGCTGGAAAAGAAAAGAACTATTTAGCTGAAGGTGATTTAGTAGTTATAACTGCTGGAGTACCAGTTGCAACAAGTGGAACAACTAACTTAATAAAAGTAGAAACTATATAGTTTTGAAGATAGATAAAGTTTTAATTATATAAATAATAATGTATGCAAACAATAGATAGTAGATTGAGTTATATCTACTATCTATTACATATAAATTTTGGAGGTAAATTCAATGTCAGTTATAGAAGCAGTATACGCTAGAGAAGTACTAGACTCAAGAGGAAACCCAACTGTTGAAGTTGAGGTTATATTAGAAAGCGGAACTATAGGAAGAGCTATAGTACCATCAGGAGCATCTACAGGAGCTTTCGAAGCAGTAGAATTAAGAGATGGTGATAAGGGAAGATACTTAGGTAAAGGTGTAGAAAAAGCTGTTGCTAACGTAAATGAAATAATAGCACCAGAACTTGAAGGAATGGACTGTTTTGACCAACCTGAAGTAGATGCAATAATGATAGAATTAGATGGAACTCCAAACAAAGGAAACTTAGGAGCTAACGCAATACTTGGAGTATCTATGGCTGTAGCAAGAGCTGCTGCTGAAGAATTAGGATTACCATTATTCCAATACATAGGTGGGGTAAATGCTAAGCAATTACCAGTACCAATGATGAACATATTAAACGGTGGAGAGCATGCAGATAACAACGTTGACGTTCAAGAATTCATGATATTACCAGTAGGAGCTAAATCTTTCAAAGAAGGTTTAAGAATGGGAGCAGAAGTATTCCACTCATTAAAGAAAGTTCTTGGAGAAAAAGGATTAGCTTGTGGTGTAGGTGACGAAGGTGGATTCGCTCCAAACTTAGGATCAAACAGAGAAGCTTTAGAATTAATAGTTGAAGCTATAGAAAAAGCTGGATACAAGCCAGGAGATGACGTAAGATTAGGTCTTGACGTTGCTGCTACAGAAATGTACAACAAAGAAACTAAAAAATACGTTTTAGCTGGAGAAGGAAAAGAATTAACTGCAGCTGAAATGGTTGATTTATATGAAGATTGGGCTAACAACTTCCCAATAGTAACTATCGAAGATGGTCTTGATGAAGAAGACTGGGATGGATGGAAAGTATTAACTGAAAGATTAGGAAATAAGTTACAATTAGTTGGAGACGACTTATTCGTTACTAATACTGAAAGATTAGAAAGAGGAATAGAAGCAGGTGTAGCAAACTCTATATTAATAAAAGTTAACCAAATAGGTACAATAACTGAAACTTTAGATGCTATAGAAATGGCTAAGAGAGCTGGATACACTGCAGTTATATCTCACAGATCAGGAGAAACAGAAGATACTACTATAGCTGATTTAGCTGTAGCTGTAAACGCTGGACAAATAAAAACTGGTGCTCCATCAAGAACTGATAGAGTAGCTAAGTACAACCAATTATTAAGAATAGAAGAAATGGTTGGAGACCAAGCTAGATACTGTGGAATGCAATCTTTCTACAACTTAAAAGATGAATCAAAAATATTAGTAAAATAATAATATAAAAATAAAAAAAGCTGATTTCTATGTTTTTTATAAGAAATCAGCTTTTTTTATAAAGTTATTTAATAGTATGAGTTTTCTAAATACTCCTTAGTAAGATCAATAAGATATTGTAGTGAGTTACTTAAGTAAGAATTTTTCTTATAACTAGCAAATATATTCCATGATGGATATGAACCTAGATTAAAGTACATTAAATCAGGATTATTTTTAGCATAGTAAAAAGGAACGATAGAATATCCTAAGTTATTTTTTACCATGTTAGTAACAGTATAAGTACTTGAAGATTCTAGTAAAATATTTGGATGAAAGTTATATTTAAATAAAGTATCATCAATAATCTCTCTTAAAGTACTATCTTTTTTTAACATAATAAAATTCTCAGATTTAAGTAATGATATATCAATAAAACCGTCTTTATAAGATGAAGAAAGTAGTTCTTCACAAAGATGATTATTTTTAGAGATAATTAATACTAGTTTTTCATTTAAAAGGTGTATTTTAGGATTATTGCTATAGCTACTATTTGGTAAAGACGTAAATGCAATGTCTAAAGTTCCATTTGAAACTAGATTTTCTAAATCATTTGATTTATTTTCTATTGGATTTATAGATATATTAGGATATCTCTTATGAAACTTAGGATAAATATAACTAAACATATCAGAACCTCTTTCTGGTGTAAATCCAACCGAAATTTTTCCCTTATTAGAGTTTGAAATATCACTTATCATTTTATATGTATCTTTTTTTATATTTAAAATTTTATTGGCATTTTCTATATAGATTTCACCCGCATATGTCAATGTAAGGTTATTTTTATTTCTATTAAAAAGAGGCACACCTAAATCATTTTCTAATTTTAATAATTGTTGATTTAGTGCAGGTTGAGAAATAAATAGTTTTTGTGAAGCCTTAGTTATATTACCTTCTTCAGATATTTTTACTATATATTCAAGTTGCTTTAAATCCATATTATCCCCCTATAGTTTTTTGTTAGAGTAACTATAAATTTTATATATTTTAAATTTGTTTTTAACTTTTATATAATAATTATAATAAATAAAAGTAATTTAATCATTACTTAGGAGGGGAAATATGGAAATTATAGGGGGCGGAGTAGTATCTAATCTTTTAAAAGATACTAAAATTCCTAAGATGTTTAGAGCAAGACAAATTTTCAACAAAGAAAAAATTGAAGTAGATAAGATAAAAGAGTTTGTATTTAATGAATTATCTAAAGATGAGTTTTCAAATTTAATACAACCTAATATGAATATAGCAATAACTGCAGGTAGTAGAGGTATTAGAAATGTAGATATTATAACAAAGTCTATAGTAGATTTTGTTAAATTAAAAGGAGCAAATCCATTTATAGTTCCAGCTATGGGAAGCCATGGTGGAGCCTGTGCTGAGGGACAATTAGAAGTTTTAGCAAGCTATAATATTACATCTGAAACTATGGGATGTGAAATTAGATCATCTATGGAAGTAGTTGAGTTAGGTTACTCTGAATTAGGAAGAAAAGTTTCAATTGATAAAAATGCATATGAATCAGATGGTATAATAGTTTCTTGTAGATTAAAGCCACATAATGCGTTTAGAGGTAACTATGAAAGTGGTCCTTGTAAAATGATGACTGTGGGTCTTGGAAAACAAGCTGGAGCAGAGGTTGTACATGGTGATGGTATGGGTAAAATATCAGAAAATATACCTACAATGGCAAAGGTAGTAATAGAAAAAGCACCTATTTTATTTGCAATTCCTTGTATAGAAAATGCTTATGATGAGACTTGTCATATAGAAGCAATATTAGCTAAGGATATTATGAAAAGAGAACCAGAATTACTTAAATATGCATTTAGTAAAATACCTAAGCTAATAGTTGAAGAATGTGATGTCTTAGTTGTTGATGAAATTGGGAAAAATTATAGTGGAACAGGTGTAGATCCTAATATAACAGGTACTTTTTCTACTGAATATGCAAGTGGAGGTATAAAGGTACAGAGAACTTGTATGTTAGATTTAAGTGAAGAATCCCACGGAAATGCTCTTGGTGTTGGCTTGTCAAATGCAATTACAAAGAGAATATTCGATAAGATGGATTTAGAAAAAATGTATCCTAACTGTATAACTAGTACAGTTTTAGCTTCTGCAAGAATACCATGTATTGTGGCAAATGATAAAGAGGCTATTCAAATTTGTATAAGAACTTGTACAGGAATAGATAAATCTAAAGTTAGAGTAGTTAGAATATCTAATAGCTTACATATAGAGTATATAATGCTTTCAGAATCTTATTACGAGGATGTAATAAATGGTAAGTACATAGGTTTAGAAGCGATAGATAGTCCTAAGGAACTTCAATTTGATGAATATGGAAGTTTAGATACAAAAATAAAAATATGTGAAAAAACAGTAAAGGTATAGAAAAATGTCCTATATAGTATATATGAAAGAAATATATATATCTGTATAGGACTTTTTATTTTTGACTATTATTTTAAAGTTTGTTATTGTAAATATAAAATGTATAAATTTTAAATATAAATTGAATCTGTGGGATAGAGTAAATATGGGTAAAATATAAAAATTGTATGCAAATATATAAAAAAAAACGTTAATTTTTAGTCAAACGAACGATGAAATAACATTTGGAAAACGTTTATAATAAAAGTACAAAGAGTAAGTTTTCCAAAATTATGAGCAAGATTTTTGGGGATATTATATTTTTTACTTGAATGTTAAAAAAATAGCAATTATGGGGGGTAATGTAGTGGCAGAAGTAAGTAGTACTCAAATGATTTTAGGTTTAGTAATAGGGATTGGGGTTTTATTATTCCTTTCCATAAAGACAAAAGTACATACATTTTTAGCATTAATCTTTGCAGCCATGATAACTGGCTTAATAGGTGGTATGGATGTAAGTTCAGTGTTGTCATCAATAACAACTGGATTTGGTAATACTTTAAGTAGTACTGGTATTATTATAGGTTTAGGGGTAATGATGGGTGCAGTTCTTGAAAAATCAGGAGCAGCAGAACAATTGGCTTTCTCAGTTATAAAACTTGTAGGTAAGAAAAAAGAAGAATGGGCTTTAGGTATCACTGGATACATAGTTTCTATACCAGTATTTGCAGATTCAGCTCTTGTAATACTTACTCCACTTGCAAAGGCACTTTCAAAAGTAAGCGGTAAGTCAGCTGTAAGTTTAGGTTTATCATTAGCAATAGGTCTTCAACTTACACATACATTTGTACCACCAACACCAGGACCATTAACAGTTGCTGGTTTATTAGGAGTAGATGTTGGTGTAATGATACTTTCTGGTGTACTTGTAACAATAATACCATTTATATTATGTATAAACTATTGTAAATGGTTAGGAACTAAGATATATCAAATACCAAGTGAAGATGGAGATGGATATATCAAAAAAGATTTCAAGAAAGAATATTTAAAAGAAATCGAAAATGTAGAAGAATTAATGAAAGATAAGGATTTACCACCAATATTAATGTCAGTTTTACCAATATTAGTTCCATTAATAATGATATTTGCAAACACTATATGTGGATTTGTAGGATTTGAATCAGAAATAATTAAATTCTTCGGATCTCCAATAGTAGCTTTATCAGTTGGTGTTCTTATAGCAGTTTATGGACTTGCAAAAGATAAAGACAAATCAACAATTATGTCATATATGGAAGATGGTATAAAATCGACAGGTATGATAATGTTAATCACAGGTGCTGGTGGTGCATTAGGATTTATAGTTAAAGATTCTGGAATAGGAACAGCATTAGGGGAGTTAGTTGTTTCTTTACCAATACCTGCAATATTAATACCATTTATAATAGCAGTATTAATGAGATTAGCTTTAGGTAGTGCAACAGTTGCATTAACTACAGCAGCAACATTAACAGCTCCATTATTAGCAGTAGTTGGGTTAAATCCGATAGCTGCAGCTATGGCAACTTGTGCAGGTGGGGTAGCATTCAGTTACTTCAATGATAGTGGATTCTGGGTATTCAATGGTATGTATGGATTAAAGGATATAAAAGATCAAATGTATGCTAAAACAGCAATATCACTTATTGGATCATTTTCAGCATTAGCAGTAGTTATAATAGCAAATCTGTTATTTTTCTAGAGAGATATATAGCGATAAACTTATGTTTATCGCTATTTTTTTATGCTTAATGAAATTATAAGTAAGGAACTAAATTTATAATTAATTAATATAATAAAGTATCAATATGGACATAATGAGTATATAATAAAATATCAGAATTGCATTTAGTATACACAATGAAAGACTTTGTAAGTTATCATATAAGGAGGTCTGTAAAGTGAGTGAACTTAATAATAATTTGTCAATGCAAGAAAAAAGTATAATAAAAAACTTATTAAATGATGAAATATTACAAATGGCAAGAGGATTTGAATTTAGACAAGACAAGAAAGAAGTTATGGATAAAATTAAATTATATAATGATTTGTTAGATAAAATTAATTAACTCATCATTATATTAAATAAATTAAAAAATAGCTATATTTTTCATGAAAAATATAGCTATTTTTGTTTATAACAACTGCATTGAAAAAGTTTTACTATATATTTTAGTTTCTTGTGCATAAGCACAATAAAATTTGTATTATATTAGTAAACTGCCGATGAAAACGATATTAAAATACTTTAAAATAGTATATATAAAATAAAAAGATTTTTTGGGGGGATGGTATGAAATTTGTATTAGCACCAGACTCGTTTAAGGAGAGTTTGACAGCAAAAGAAGTAGCAGATGCTATGGAGATTGGTATAAAAAAAGTATTCCCTGATGCGGAATGTATAAAAGTTCCTATGGCAGATGGTGGAGAAGGAACAGTTCAATCTTTAGTAGATGGAACTGAAGGTAAGATTTATGAAGTAAAAGTAACAGGACCCTTAGGAGAAACCGTAAATGCTAGATATGGAATTTTAGGAGATAATGAAACTGCAGTAATAGAGATGGCAGAAGCTAGTGGAATTCATTATGTAGAGAAGGAAAAAAGAAATCCTTTAATTACAACTACATTTGGAACTGGAGAAGTTATAAAATATGCACTAGATAAAAATGTGAAAAAGATAATAATAGGGATAGGTGGGAGCGCTACTAATGATGGTGGTGCTGGAATGATACAAGCCTTAGGTGGAAGATTATTAGACGAAGAAGGTAATGATTTACCATTTGGAGGAGGATCATTAGATAAACTGTATAAAATAGATGTAAGTAATTTTGATAAAAGAATAAATGAGATAGATATAGAAGTAGCATGCGATGTAAGTAATCCTCTTACAGGAGCTGAAGGAGCATCAGCAATATTTGGGCCTCAAAAAGGTGCGACAGAAGAATTAATAAAAATTCTAGATAATAATCTTGGTCATTATGCACAAATTATTAAAGAACAATTAGGAAAAGATATGGCAAATGAAAAAGGTGCAGGAGCTGCTGGAGGATTAGGATTTGCATTATTAGCATTTTGCAATGGTCACCTTAAACCAGGTATAGATATTGTTATAAAGTACTCTAACTTAGATGAAAAAGTCCAAGGAGCTTCATACATAATAACTGGAGAAGGAAGTATAGATAGACAAACAAAATTTGGAAAAACACCATATGGTGTAGCGCAAGTGGCTAAAAAATATGATATACCAGTAATCGCAGTAGCTGGAAATGTTGGAAGTGGAGTAGAAGAATTATATGAATTAGGATTTAATTCAATCTTATCTATAATGCCAGGCGTAATGACATTAGAAAAAGCTTTAAATTCAGGAAAGGAAAATATAGAGAATACAGTAGAAAATGTTGCAAGATTATTAAATATTTAAAAATATTTACTTATATGGCCTAGATGTACTATGCTAAATTTATTATTATAAAAAAGATTGTTAAAAAAATGATAAAATCTATGTACTATTGGAAAATATTATAGTAAAATCAATATTAAATAAAACAATTGTACAAATCTACAAAAAAATAAGTTTATTTACTATGGATAAAAAATAGGGGGACATATAATGCATAGTATAGATAGTAAAATAGCTCAAGATATAGTTAATAGAGTTATGAAAGTTATACCATATAATGTAAATATTATGAACCAAGAAGGTGTAATAATTGCAAGTGGAGATAGAAGTAGATTAAACAAGATACATAGTGGGGCTTTATTGGTTTTAGATGAGAAGAAAAGTGTAGAAATACACAAAAACACTGATAAAGAGAAAGCTGGTATAAATTTACCTATAATATTTTCAAACGAAATGATAGGAGTAATAGGAGTTACAGGTAATCCAGAAGATATAAGACAATTCGGTGAACTAGTAAGAATAACAGCTGAATTACTTGTAAATGAACATTTCACATTTTCTAAGAAAAAGGCATTTGAGATGCATAGAGATAAATTCTTTTATGAATTAACTCAATTAGATGGGGAGTATAGTGACGAAATAAAAAGAGAATCTAGTGAGTTAGGAATAGAATTGGACATACCAAGAATTGCTCTAGTCATAAGCATAAAAAATAAAGATTTCAACTATTACTTAAAAATAAAAGATAAACTATGGATGTTCTTAGAACAACAAGAATTTATAATAGAGTATTTTGAAAATACATTGGTTGTACTTGTTAATACGCAATCAAAACAAAATATAATCATAGATATTTTATCTCAAGAAGAATTAGATATAGGAGTTAGTTTAAAAGAAAATCTTATATCAACTGCTGTTAAACAAGGAGACTTAGCTATAAAAGTAGGTAAAACTTTGAATAAAAATGAAAAAGTTTTAAAATATGAAGAACTATATTTTTTGTCAACTTTAACAACTTGTAAAGGAAATGAGATCTTAAAAAGACACATGGAAATCTTAAAAAATGAAGGTAATAAATTAGATTTAATAGATACAATATTATCTTATATAGAGAATAGTGGGGAGATAAATACAATCTCTAAAAACCTTAATATTCACAGGAATACACTTAATTATAGGTTAGAAAAAATATATTCATTAACAGGTAAAAATCCTAAGAATTTTTTAGATTTATTAGAATTATATACATCATATATACTTTATAATTGAGATTGTGCAAGTGAACAAAAAAGAATGTTAAAGTTTGGTCAAAGAAACGATGATTACAATATATGGAAGTTTTATAATAAAAATATAGAAAGATAACTAAGTAATAAGTAATCAGCTAAGTATATTTAGTATATATGAAAAAGAGGGATGATATGGAGAATAAAATAGCTAATGAAAAACAACCTCTATACATAAAAGTTAATCCTAAGGATAACGTTGCCATAATCGTTAATCAAGGGGGATTAAGTAAAGGGACTGTTTTTCAAGATGGATTAGAATTACTTCAAGATATACCAGAAGCTAATAAAGTAACTCTTGAAAATATAAAAAAAGAAGAGCCAATAATTAGATACGGTGAAGTAATCGGATATGCAACAGAAGATATACAAAAAGGAAGTTGGTTAAGAGAAGATAAGGTAATCTTACCTAGAGCATATTCTTTAGATGAACTTAAAAGTGAATGTATAGAAAATGACTTAGAGCCGCTTGAAGGATATACTTTCATGGGGTATAAGAACTCAGATGGAAGTGTAGGAACAAAAAATATATTAGGGATAACGACTACGGTGCAATGTTCGGAAGGTGTTCTAAATGTTGCTGTAGATAGATTAAAAAGAGAAGTATTACCAAAATATGAAAATGTAGATGACATAATAGCTTTAAACCATCTTTATGGATGTGGAGTAGCTATAAAGGGTAGGGGTGCAGAAGTTCCAATAAGAACTATAAAAAATCTTGCTAAAAACGCTAACTTTGGAGGGGAAATATTAACTGTATCATTAGGTTGTGAGAAGTTAGTACCAGATATGTTATTTCCTGAGTTAGAAAAGGAAAACCTTGTTATACTACAAGATTGCCATGGATTTAATGCTATGGTTGAAGAAATAATGACTAAAGCTGAGGCTAAGCTGAAAAAACTAAATGAAAGAACTAGGGTAGAATGTCCAGTATCTGATTTAGTAGTTGGGCTTCAATGTGGAGGAAGTGATGCTTTCTCTGGGGTAACAGCAAATCCGGCAGTAGGATATGCAGCGGACTTATTAGTAAGAGCAGGAGCTAAGGTAATATTCTCTGAAGTTACTGAAATAAGGGATGCGGTTCATTTATTAGCACCAAGAACTGTTAATGAAGAAGTCCTTTCAAAACTTGTATCTGAAATGAAATGGTACGATAACTATTTAGAGCAAGCTGATGTTGATAGAGATGCTAACCCATCTCCAGGGAACAAAAAAGGTGGATTATCAAATGTAGTTGATAAGGCCTTAGGTTCAGTAGCAAAATCAGGTAGTACTAGAATAGTAGATGTATTATCTCCTGGTGAAAGAATTAGAAAACATGGTATGACATATGCAGCTACTCCAGCAAGTGACTTCGTATGTGGTACTCAACAATTAGCATCAGGAATAACGATGCAAGTATTTACAACTGGAAGAGGTACTACATACAACTTAAATGTATCTCCGGTAATAAAGGTATCAACAAACTCAACACTTAAAGAAAAGTGGTTTGATTTAATAGATGTAGATGCAGGAAGAATTGCAACAGGTCAAAAAACAATCGAAGAAGTGGGTTGGGAAATATTCAATTTAATACTAGACGTTGCAAGTGATAAACAAAAAACTTATGCAGATCAACATAAAATATATAATGCATTAGCAGTGTTTAATCCAGCACCTGTAACTTGATTTAAAAAAGTAAGTTAATTTAAATTTAAAATAGATAAATAACATTAATTTGATAAAATAAATATAACTTTAGGGGGAAAATTTATGATGAGTAAAACACCAGTAATAACTAAAATGCAAGTAATACCAGTAGCAGGACATGATAGCATGTTACTTAATTTAAGTGGAGCACATTCACCATTTTTTACAAGAAATATAGTTATATTAGAAGATAGTAATGGAAATAAAGGTGCTGGGGAAGTTCCTGGTGGAGAAGGAATACGTAAAACTTTAGAAGATGCTAAGGAATTAGTAGTAGGACAAAGTATAGGTAATTACAATAACATATTAAATACAGTTCGTCATAAATTCAATGATAGAGATGCAGCTGGAAGAGGACTTCAAACATTCGATTTAAGAATAACAGTTCATGCAGTAACAGCATTAGAAGCTGCTTTACTTGACTTACTAGGACAACACTTAGATGTACCAGTAGCTGCATTATTAGGTGAAGGTCAACAAAGAGAAGAAGTTGAAGCTTTAGGATATTTATTCTTCATAGGAGATAGAAATAAAACTGATTTACCATACTTAGATGGAAAAGATGAAAACTGTGAATGGTACAGAGTTAGAACTGAAGAAGCTTTAACTCCTGAAGCAGTAGTTAAGTTAGCAGAAGCTTCTCATGAAAAATATGGATTTAAAGATTTCAAATTAAAAGGTGGGGTTTTAACGCCAGATCAAGAAATAGAAGCTATAACAGCTATAAAAAATAGATTCCCAGATGCTAGAGTAACAATAGATCCAAATGGGTGTTGGTCATTAAAAGATGCTATAAGAGTTTGTAAAGGAAAACAAGATGTACTAGCTTATGCAGAAGATCCATGTGGAGCTGAAGATGGTTACTCAGGAAGAGAAATAATGGCTCAATTTAGAAGAGCTACAGGTTTAAAAACTGCTACAAATATGATAGCAACTGACTGGAGACAAATGCAACATTCAGTGCAAGTTCAATCAGTAGATATACCACTTGCTGACCCACATTTCTGGACTATGCAAGGTTCTGTAAGAGTAGGTCAAATGTGTAATGAATGGGGATTAACTTGGGGATCTCACTCAAATAACCACTTTGATATATCACTTGCAATGTTTACTCATGTTGCAGCAGCAGTTCCAGGAGAAATAACTGCAATAGATACTCACTGGATATGGCAAGAAGGAATAGATAGATTAACTAAAGAGCCTTA encodes:
- a CDS encoding LysR family transcriptional regulator — its product is MDLKQLEYIVKISEEGNITKASQKLFISQPALNQQLLKLENDLGVPLFNRNKNNLTLTYAGEIYIENANKILNIKKDTYKMISDISNSNKGKISVGFTPERGSDMFSYIYPKFHKRYPNISINPIENKSNDLENLVSNGTLDIAFTSLPNSSYSNNPKIHLLNEKLVLIISKNNHLCEELLSSSYKDGFIDISLLKSENFIMLKKDSTLREIIDDTLFKYNFHPNILLESSSTYTVTNMVKNNLGYSIVPFYYAKNNPDLMYFNLGSYPSWNIFASYKKNSYLSNSLQYLIDLTKEYLENSYY
- the eno gene encoding phosphopyruvate hydratase → MSVIEAVYAREVLDSRGNPTVEVEVILESGTIGRAIVPSGASTGAFEAVELRDGDKGRYLGKGVEKAVANVNEIIAPELEGMDCFDQPEVDAIMIELDGTPNKGNLGANAILGVSMAVARAAAEELGLPLFQYIGGVNAKQLPVPMMNILNGGEHADNNVDVQEFMILPVGAKSFKEGLRMGAEVFHSLKKVLGEKGLACGVGDEGGFAPNLGSNREALELIVEAIEKAGYKPGDDVRLGLDVAATEMYNKETKKYVLAGEGKELTAAEMVDLYEDWANNFPIVTIEDGLDEEDWDGWKVLTERLGNKLQLVGDDLFVTNTERLERGIEAGVANSILIKVNQIGTITETLDAIEMAKRAGYTAVISHRSGETEDTTIADLAVAVNAGQIKTGAPSRTDRVAKYNQLLRIEEMVGDQARYCGMQSFYNLKDESKILVK
- a CDS encoding glycerate kinase; amino-acid sequence: MKFVLAPDSFKESLTAKEVADAMEIGIKKVFPDAECIKVPMADGGEGTVQSLVDGTEGKIYEVKVTGPLGETVNARYGILGDNETAVIEMAEASGIHYVEKEKRNPLITTTFGTGEVIKYALDKNVKKIIIGIGGSATNDGGAGMIQALGGRLLDEEGNDLPFGGGSLDKLYKIDVSNFDKRINEIDIEVACDVSNPLTGAEGASAIFGPQKGATEELIKILDNNLGHYAQIIKEQLGKDMANEKGAGAAGGLGFALLAFCNGHLKPGIDIVIKYSNLDEKVQGASYIITGEGSIDRQTKFGKTPYGVAQVAKKYDIPVIAVAGNVGSGVEELYELGFNSILSIMPGVMTLEKALNSGKENIENTVENVARLLNI
- a CDS encoding GntP family permease, with translation MAEVSSTQMILGLVIGIGVLLFLSIKTKVHTFLALIFAAMITGLIGGMDVSSVLSSITTGFGNTLSSTGIIIGLGVMMGAVLEKSGAAEQLAFSVIKLVGKKKEEWALGITGYIVSIPVFADSALVILTPLAKALSKVSGKSAVSLGLSLAIGLQLTHTFVPPTPGPLTVAGLLGVDVGVMILSGVLVTIIPFILCINYCKWLGTKIYQIPSEDGDGYIKKDFKKEYLKEIENVEELMKDKDLPPILMSVLPILVPLIMIFANTICGFVGFESEIIKFFGSPIVALSVGVLIAVYGLAKDKDKSTIMSYMEDGIKSTGMIMLITGAGGALGFIVKDSGIGTALGELVVSLPIPAILIPFIIAVLMRLALGSATVALTTAATLTAPLLAVVGLNPIAAAMATCAGGVAFSYFNDSGFWVFNGMYGLKDIKDQMYAKTAISLIGSFSALAVVIIANLLFF
- a CDS encoding CdaR family transcriptional regulator, which encodes MHSIDSKIAQDIVNRVMKVIPYNVNIMNQEGVIIASGDRSRLNKIHSGALLVLDEKKSVEIHKNTDKEKAGINLPIIFSNEMIGVIGVTGNPEDIRQFGELVRITAELLVNEHFTFSKKKAFEMHRDKFFYELTQLDGEYSDEIKRESSELGIELDIPRIALVISIKNKDFNYYLKIKDKLWMFLEQQEFIIEYFENTLVVLVNTQSKQNIIIDILSQEELDIGVSLKENLISTAVKQGDLAIKVGKTLNKNEKVLKYEELYFLSTLTTCKGNEILKRHMEILKNEGNKLDLIDTILSYIENSGEINTISKNLNIHRNTLNYRLEKIYSLTGKNPKNFLDLLELYTSYILYN
- a CDS encoding lactate racemase domain-containing protein, translating into MEIIGGGVVSNLLKDTKIPKMFRARQIFNKEKIEVDKIKEFVFNELSKDEFSNLIQPNMNIAITAGSRGIRNVDIITKSIVDFVKLKGANPFIVPAMGSHGGACAEGQLEVLASYNITSETMGCEIRSSMEVVELGYSELGRKVSIDKNAYESDGIIVSCRLKPHNAFRGNYESGPCKMMTVGLGKQAGAEVVHGDGMGKISENIPTMAKVVIEKAPILFAIPCIENAYDETCHIEAILAKDIMKREPELLKYAFSKIPKLIVEECDVLVVDEIGKNYSGTGVDPNITGTFSTEYASGGIKVQRTCMLDLSEESHGNALGVGLSNAITKRIFDKMDLEKMYPNCITSTVLASARIPCIVANDKEAIQICIRTCTGIDKSKVRVVRISNSLHIEYIMLSESYYEDVINGKYIGLEAIDSPKELQFDEYGSLDTKIKICEKTVKV